The Corythoichthys intestinalis isolate RoL2023-P3 chromosome 1, ASM3026506v1, whole genome shotgun sequence genomic interval TTTTTTTgtgttcttgtatttttgtttatataaatatgtatgGAATGTGctatcaaaaaaaaagattacttgAATTTTTCTGCATACACGTCTGCAGGCTACTACTAGTGACGAACTGTTATGGACATCCAGACTTTCCGTAGTCCGTTTGGCATTTCCGCGTATATTTGGCGCGCTATTCCTCACTTCCGGTTGGCTCATTTGAGCGTCCCTCAGCGACGCGCGTGTTACGTTCTCGCTGGGAAACATGGCTCTCAGCTTCCAAACTTCAACACTATGTTTGACTCTGCCGATGTCGTGTCAGATATGCCTCGGAAAGGTAAATATCCACCTTCCGATTGTTAATCCAAAAGATAGTAATCTCCACTGTGGAAGTTTCACCAAGAAGGCAACTCGGAAACGTTTGTCAAAGCACAGACGTCAGCTCTTTGAATGATTCATACCGCATATTCAAAGAATATGGACCCGAACCGACTTTTGATGTATTGTAGGTCAGGCAGCCGGTCATATGTGGAAACCACCACGTGTTCTGTTCGTCCTGCATGGAAATGTGGTTAAAGAACGCCAGCCAGTGTCCCTCATGCAGAGTCCCCATTACGACAGAGAACCCCTGCAGAGAACTTATAGGTGAGTAGTTCCTGCACAGAGCATTCGTTGGCAATCCGATCAGCAGCACATCTTTTGACATTCTTCTTGCACAGACAGCCAGTATGTTAGATTATTTtgtaattagggatgtccccgatatGCTCAGTTGTTCGAAAATCGGGccggatcatgtcattttcagaggattggaattgagtgtacaagattttttttttgtcaatgccaGTGAACATCTCTCAGTGCCAGCCTCCCCAGTTGAAACTGATTTTATGTGGATAACTGTCAATGGCTGCGAATGAGTTAAGggctacaagcaacaaaatacaGCTCTTCAaggaacaaaataatccagaggtgtatgtgtgtgtaggtgtgtgtgtgtgtgtatatatatatatatatatatatatatataaaaaataatgtgtGTATGCAATATGTTGTATACTATGCTATGTATAAATTTACACTAGTGAAACAAAGATCACAGGCAGTGTAGTGTATCACATTGGACGaccaactttatttgtattaaTGTATTTGTATATGGTTTATTTATGTAAAACAGTATTTAAATGTAATTTGTTTGCAACCTTATTTTGTGCTGCACAACTGATTTGCCAAAAAGGggatttgtatatttttttaatctgataATGATGTTGGGATAGCTTTGAATAAACGGAGAGGGGAAAAAGCATCCCTCCCCCCTTTTAATGTCTTAAAATGCCCCCTTTTTTTAACACCATTCACAACATTAAGGAGCCATGGTATCATGTTGCGAGGACAACATTAGTTTAAGCACATGTTAATAaaagtgtattatttttaataattttacagACATCTGAATCTGCACTGAAGTACAGTTTGAGCACTTTTTTTCTACTTCTGAATATACATTGTCTACTTTATATCAAAACAATGAAATTCTGACCCATTGATATTGAGGTATAAccataataaaaatacattattaatgATCAAATCCAATCAATTTAATTGGATTAATTTTATTCAGCGTTTGATCGCTCCATCAATGTTTTGCATCCTACAAATCTAATCTTTTTTCCTATTAATGCTAAGGTGTTCACTACCTTCCTAACAAAATTATGCCCACCCCTACCCTGCCtctttttaaagaaataaatattttacttcAATAATAACATATGCTTCAAATTCATAACTCATTATCTGACTAATACTTACCCACTAATCTATGTTTGTTGTGTATTATGCTACAGGAGGTACAAATGACACCGATCACATTGAGAGCCCCGCTATGAGAAAAAGACTTAGGAAAACGAGGGGAGATCTCCTACTGCGCGATTATGAGGTATTGGTCCATCAGACTATATTGTTTAATTGACATCATTATTTTGAACACAAACAACCCTTCATTTGTCCCTCTTAGAGAAGAGCCATTACAGaaacaaagaataaaaatatactgtagaaGGGTTATTCGTATCTTAGCAGTTGGTTATGGTATTTTGCTAAAATTCATATTGgctaggctttttttcttcttaaatgGACAGTAGTTAGGTTATTTTAAAATAGAATATCCAGTCATTAAAATTCTTTTGTGGAAATGTTCATTTAATGCAATTTGTCTTGACAGGAAGAAATCGAAGGTCTCAGCAGAGAAAACGAAGAGCTGAAATCCAAAAATCAAAATTTGGAGTTGCAATTGAGGAAAGCTTTGGATCCCTGCAGTATTAGCTCTGTGCACGCTGATGAGAAAAAAGTGGATCCGAGcatcatgaaggaatgggcaaaCAGGCTGCAAACAGCCAACGATGTTTGTGATAAACTTAAACAGGATTTTGACAAGCTTAAAGAGGCATGTAATCGCTAACATTTTAAATGAAGTCTTTGCAATGGGACTACCTTTATTAaacctttttaaaattaaactttACTAGACTAGAGTTTGTTATTCTTATCATCCTCAGGCAAATAAAACTCTGCGATCTCAAAATGTTGACCTGGTGCAGGAAAATTCAAGACTGAAAGCTGAAGTGGTCAGTAGATCCCCACAGAAGTAAGTATCTCCTTGCGGGTAATTACTGTTATTGCACAATTGGGGTACGTGAATGTTtctagtttttgaaatgtaagagGCTGCAAACAATTCTAAAATGTACTTACTGGTTATATGAAGTTTTACGACTTAGTATGAGGGCCAAATAAAGCAAAGGACTTGATTAAAGATGTACTTTTACAAGTAAGAGATTAAAGAGATTGCGaacaattcaaaattttaactCACTGGTTATATAAAGTTTTACGACTTGGAATGAGGGCCAAATAAAGATAAAGAAGGACGAGATTAAAGATGTACTTTtactacgagattaaagtcatacTTTTACTAAGAAACTAAAGTTGTACTGTTACTAAAAGATTAGAATGTACTGTTATTACtggcagtgcaacggtttgcggttcaaagccgaaccgtacggttcgtcctgtacggttcaatacgcctttatgaaccgcgccttttcgtttttgcaattaatttattccgaacgcttgtggaactaattgatcgagctctgtgtgcctgtatgTTACGTGAAGCACAGTTGTGGAGAAATGCCCGCCccgccgcaagtaaatgtcctatcgttgtcaagcacctgtgtaatagaagccgagtaacgccctctcttgcttacgagcgaagtgaaagtgaaacaagaaagaaaacaaaaagctatggcgagcggaggagtggagataccgaattttgaggaagcaccggcttctttcaaatctgcggtgtggcaacatttcggtttccctgtggactacaatgcggagggagagaaaataggagggagagaaaatattgaaaaaaataaataaataaatttgcaagcattgctcagcgcttgttccctatgctaatggcaacacttataacatgactccggcacctcagccggcatcacccacagataacactttctcagagcaggacaaccccggagatgacaccagtgaaaacacacagcgggctttgttaatttatttgcaacgcttgacctgtgttacattgttccctcgcggacatatttctccaacaacgtattccccgacatttacgaaatggcacgcaaagccatcgaagatgacttCGCTAAAGCACTTAGTTTCGccgtgaccactgatagttggacgtcccgtgctacagagtgctactaattAACTGTGACGATCCACTATaaatcatacctgtcaagttgtacggtctcggcaTAATttatacaagtgagcactgatttttaaaatgtgtacgccgtacgttacgttcaaaatctgtacgtttttcgtgcattacgtttttttccctccgttcgttaatacgttggttgaatgacaggagaaaagtcagagacacggagagggaagagtgcttgttgtgacgctgtagcaaacgcgatgctaggctaggtggctccaatatttcctgactgtggccgacagcctacaacctacgcctagatatcttatgcatatagaactacatgcgaaatgacagactcggtagcgttagtaaacagccgccattttagagcagtaaacttctcagaagggctctgttgtagtgaaccttcctagtgaatctaagtaactttttatctaaaatactcctaaatcagcaaaatcttgacttgagtctatctttaaatgatgaaacggttttaaaattttcacatgtcgaaagtagacagaagggaactaatgcaaaaacaggagcaattttatcaactttaacggttgattcagaacactaaatgacctccaaacatggcaaaggttacacttttttttttttttttttaaagaaaaaaaacatgagaggtaacaccagttactttgccaagtaacttttttactactgtgtgtctatttcagtagtcagtcactaaactagccaaagagctaagaggcattttaacagtcgaaaatgtttacattttaagtgtttatttcattttattaaaagcaaaataaaggcagttttaaaaaaaaaaatccagaaagcaaaccgaaaccgaaccgaaaccgtgatcccaaaaccgaggttcaaaccgaaccgtgggctagagAAGTCCTATTTTTACACAGGTGTAGTGTAGCCGAATAAGCCGCTACGCATTTTGTGTACATGTACCTTAAAACCGATTGTAAAATATAGATTTAAGAGATGAACAATTATTCCAGTTCACGAAAGTGTGCTTTGTATTCTAAATGTGTGTATGATTTGACACTCAGCCtttatttttaaagattatAATCAAATCTGGTAAAACAATTGAGTTTGAATTTGTGTGTTTCAAGACCCTTTCTACTGTTTTTGTAAATTTATTACACCACAATACTCTTTGTCATACATGCATTCCTTCATTCTGAATACACAAATATGATTAAAATGCCAATGATTTCAAATGGTATTATGTATTCTTGTTAGAAAGGTgggattatttaaaaataaattaaaaaaataaacattttgcaTTCTCAGGTTTGGGCGGTATACTGTTGCTGCTTTGGAAGCAAAAATCCAGCAGTACCAAAGAGACACTGACCACTTAAAGAGGGCTCTGGAGCGCAGTGACCAGTACATTGACGATTTGGAGAATCGGGTCAGGACGTCTGAAAAGAGATGTGCAGAAATGCAGGAGTCATGTAAaaagaaagcaccggggctagaCTCTCTCACCCAACAGCAAAGGATCcatatgatgatgatgagaaGCTTGAGTGATAACGAGAGGGGCTCCATCTGCAGCAATCCTGAGGCGGATGCACTGACATTTTCTACGCCTCATAGTTTGATGTTCTCATCGTGTACGGATCACAAGGACTCTCTCAAACATCCTTGTGGACTATCTGAAAAAGCAGAGGACATGGACGGCACATCCTCGGACTTCTTTCCCTCCACTCCCTCCTCCGCTTTTCGTTCTCTGACACTGAGGAGCCCCGGTGTGCGCGAGAAGAAAGTTGCATTTAAACCTGTTACTCATCTCAGGAGGCTTGATTTTGATGACGTCCCCAGTCCAGGCAAAACTACCACAGAAAAGCAGTTCAGTGACGGGGACATGTTCCCTAAATGTTTACCTACAAATTCGGATGACGTGCAGCCACTAAAACCTGTTTTTTGGGGATCTTGGAAGCACTCAGAATCAAATGAGCAATCATCTCCTGGTCCGAGTAAAGAACACACAGCTACTGATTCCACGGCTCCTGGTTTTGTAGCTGATGAGCCCGATAGTTTCCAGAAGTCCAGTGAGGCCTCCATGGACGCTGCTTACCTAAACAAAATATCTGAGTTAGATACCATGATGCTGGACGTGGATAGCTCCAGTAGCCGTGGGTCTCAGCTCTCCTTGGCATCCCTTCCCGCCGACTTAGACCACACTCTTGTCGCAGAACCACAGACATGTGCAGATGTTGAAGCACAACGCGTTACAGTGAATAACGAGGCTTCTGGAGATGGCACTGGAGAAAGATGCCCTCCATCCCTTGTGTCACATGTGGAGGAGAATCGTGTGCCTGGCTGTGTGGAACACGGAGCGGCTTCTCACACAGAGGAACTCTCATTTGATCTGCTCTTTGACTCTCTGGAAGAGACTAAGGCCGGTCCCTCTGGCTCTGTCAGTCCAGCGAGCCGATGCAAGGATCATGACATCTCCTCTCCCTGTGGTAAACCTGTGAACACATCAGAACACAGACATACACTCAACGCTGGCCAACCAACAAAAAGAAAGTCCCACAGCCCCTTCAACGCAAGCAGTCCCACTAAACTTTCAAAACTCATGTGAAGTTTTCTCACACCTTTGTGTCCTCTGTAATGAAACATGTTCTTGTCACGCGTTGTTCACAAGGTTTTACTAATTTAAAGTTGCATCTCTGCTGTTTGTGACATTGTAAGCACATGGAAATCTGACTCTTTTGTAAAAGCCCCTCTACTGTATGTACTTCGTAAAGTAGACATTTGATAGGTTTTAAAGTCTTGCATTTAAAAGAAAGCCTGTTGTTGTTAGACAAATTATCGCTGTTTTATGAAGCACTGCCTGTCTATTGTTGGCACATTTACTATCTGACCTTTTTGTCCCAGAAGCTGTGAATCACACAGGATGACaacctactgaaaaaaaatcacataataAATGCGAATGACCTTGCACTAACAAATATGTTTATTCTGAGTAGAGCGGCTACTGGTTACTATCAATGCTAGGTTGAATTTGAGTTTTTTAAATTCAGTGTTGAAGCAGAAGTTATTGCAAAAAGGTTTCATTCAGTAGTGCTTCCTTCGCTGATGAGCAGCATTACAATAATCCCCCTTGTTATTTCTTGATTTTCTGTCATTCAAAGACGAAATGTGGCCTCTCTACTGCTTAACACCATAATGACACACAACCTCTCACACACAAGCGCACAGAGACAAACACACAGTAATTCAATTGTGGCagaaagcactttattatgcaaaTTTAACGATATCACGTGTATTTCGCATACTGCTAATCGCTTGCATGAAATTTTAATTGGACAACCATTGTGGATTGAATAAATGAAGTGTTAATTCATTGAGATTCATTAATTTAGGTAAAGACTGTACAAGGTTACACTAGAGTATTAAATCAATTTGTTTAGTGCTCAACTGGAGATAAGCTTTGTGGATGAAGGTGGTTTACCATCTCCTGATATTGTAAACGAACTAGTttgtacataaaaatgttctgTCGTTTTGTCAATTTCATTGGCAAGAAAGTACCAATATTTTAGACACATCAACCACAAAATGTCTTATGTATTTCTATTGTTTGATTTAGTTGAGTGAAAAAAGTGAATAGTGGATGACTTGGCAACACCTGCCAGTACGAAGCAAACACATTTACATTTATCGTATTTAATTTATACTGTTACCATTTTGATGTGTAAGTACAATAATATAGGATCTGGTGCATTATACCATTTTTGAGGGAGTGGTGACTAGTGCTTTATTTGTATTGAAAACATATTGCAAAAAAAGGTAATATCAATTTGCCTACTAGAATAGAGATTTGGACTTTTTGCCAAATTTATGTGGGTTTTTAACATTTTCTCTACTGGACTTTAATTAGTATACATTCCCCACAGAGAGGAAATCCTATATCGGTGGATGACCGTCGAAATAAACGGCAATTCTTTTCACCTTCCATCACAAAAATTGGGGCCAGTTCCGTGGCACGATGGAGCGGCACAAGTCCTTAAAAACCACAGACGTCTCGTCTCCTGACGTTAGAGCCTCTGCCCTGAGAGCAGTTTTTATCTGTCAGTCTGTTCACTGCTCTGGCACTTTACGTCTCGCGAGAGCAGCCGGGCTGGGCTTGACGAGATCTGAGGCGCTCAGGTGTAAGAGGCTCTCTCATCCCAGCAGAGGGAAACAGTAGACAGATAAGTGCGCGTGAGAGACTGCAGGCATCTCTGTGATCTCCGAGCTCAAGGCTCGACAGAGCGCACACAACACTGCGCACTCGGCTGCATCACAAGCGGATAGGCACAAGATCACTGGCGGTGTCCTTTTCGGGCTTTTGGGGCCGTTTCAGCCCTCTTCTCTCCGTGCACTTTAACTGGGGAAGCTCGCCAAGATGATGTCCATGAACAGCAAACAGGCGCACTTCGCCATGCATCCTTCGCTACCGGAGCACAAGTACACCACCCTGCATTCCAGCTCGGAGGCTATACGGAGAGCCTGTCTACAAACTCCACAGGTAAACACTTTCTCTGAAACTTGCACGGGTTCCAGGTCTCGGGCTTTAGTGGTGAACGGCGACCGTGCGTAATTCCAAGGGTCGCTCCAAGGCGCGTTTGCGCGCGCTTAATcttgtttttaatgtattccGCTGCAATGTCTGTGATCTTTTTGAAAGGAGGCAAATGCCGACTTCACTGTTTTCGTATGAATTTTTATGACTTGCTGCTTCTAAAGGAATACCTCAGCTGCATGTGTAATGTGTCGCCGAAAGTCCCAATTGACAGATGCATTTATTAATGTTCTCCTTTCCTCCCCAAATGAACGCTGCATCATTCTTATCTGTTTTTTCCTCCCCGTTATTTACAACCGCAGCTGCAAAGCAACATTTTCGCCAGTTTGGACGAGACGCTTCTGGCCCGGGCCGAGGCTCTGGCGGCAGTGGACATCGCCGTGTCCCAGGGCAAGACGCACCCGTTCAAACCCGACGCCACGTACCACACCATGAGCACCGTCCCGTGCTCGTCGACGTCCACGGTGCCACTGGCCCACCATCACCACCACCATCATCACCATCACCACCAGAACTTGGAACCGCCGGAATTAATGGACCACATCAGCTCGCCCTCTCTCGCCCTCATGTCCAGCGCGCACGACGGGGCCGGGGGtggaggcggcggcggcggcggtggCGGCGGAGGGCTGATCTCCACCTCCGCCGCACCCACACACGCGCACGCACACTCGCACATGCACGGCTTGAGCCACCTCTCGCACCAGGCGGCCATGAGCATGAACTCGCCTCTCACCCACCACGGCCTCTTACCGGGTCACCACGGGGGAAGCCAAGTCGGCCCCGGGCTGACGGGCGGCGGGCTGCCGTCCATAAATGACTCGGACACGGACCCCAGGGAGCTGGAGGCCTTCGCGGAGCGCTTCAAGCAGCGGAGGATCAAACTGGGGGTGACCCAGGCGGACGTGGGCGGCGCGCTGGCTAATCTGAAAATCCCCGGCGTGGGATCGCTGAGCCAAAGTACAATTTGTCGATTCGAGTCGTTGACTCTGTCCCACAACAATATGATCGCGCTCAAACCCATCCTCCAGGCGTGGCTGGAGGAGGCCGAGGGGGCCCAAAGGGAGAAAATGAGCAAACCGGATATTTTCAACGGAGGGGAAAAGAAACGCAAGAGGACCTCGATAGCTGCCCCGGAGAAGAGGTCCTTGGAGGCGTACTTCGCCGTGCAGCCGCGACCCTCTTCAGAGAAAATAGCAGCCATTGCGGAGAAATTAGACTTGAAAAAGAACGTGGTGCGAGTGTGGTTTTGCAACCAAAGACAGaagcagaaaaggttgaaatttTCCGCCGCCCACTGAtgcttgggggggaaaaaatgaaaagacaCGCAGACTAAAGTTGTTGTGACTGAATTTGAGGACCAATGGACAATTAAAGAGCACCAATTCAGTCTTTTGTCTCCGGCGAATTTATACGCTGGTGCGCAATGGGCTTCGATCATTCTATAAGAGGCTTcatatattcattattttttcacgtTATCGGTGAATGTGAAGTATGCAAAATCAGATTCCACCCACCTTGCGCCGTTCCTAAGAGGAAAACTTTAGCGACGTCGACGTTGCCTTTTAAAACACGCGGAGAAGGGAAAATGATACTATAGCGAGTTCGTTTCTCCTCACTGGCCTATTATTTGAACTAATAGCCATTCACAAATTACCTCATTGATTGTCGTATATATTTAAATTTGGTTTGGCGTCTGTGGTTGTTGTTCTAGAATAATCCACATGactgtttatttattcatgtctttatttattatttcgggGGCTGCTATAAGTGAAATTTCGTTGCAGAGTCTAGAGTGTAGGCCTGCATGGAATCCTAATTCACTGGCAGCATTTGATCATCTGCAGGCTCTCACGTCTGTAtatctatttatttcaatttgcaCAAAATACCCTTTATTTATAAGAAATGTCCACATGGTTTTGTAAATACAAACATCACTTTATCACAAGATTCAAGTTGTGTTAGAATTAAAATGAAAGCGTGGGTCCGTGGACACATTTGGATTCACAATTTAAGGTTAAAAAAGAAGGGAAATAAATCCACCTGAGAGCACGAAAAGCCTTGTCTGCTGATGAAAACTAAACTGAAATATATTTTCTGTGTTTTAGTTTGCAGTGCAAGCACTCTATGCATTGGAAGAGCAATTATGACTACTCTTTGGTATACAGTAGAGCTTTCTACCGCTATAGAACTTGCCTTGTGATGGTGTAAGTCACTGTTAACTGCCTGTTTTCACATTAAGATCACCACGTTGTTTGTCGTGTTAAATGTGAAGGAAAACGTTGTAagtactattttttattttgtgcacAGGTATGTTTACAAAGCTGGGTGTCATGGAAATGTCTCTTTAACCCGCTGTTCTCACAAATTGTCCACACACGTTTGCTGTCCCTTTTCTTTCATTCTGACTTCAATTGTATTTCCCATCCTCTACGCCAAATTCAACAGGGAGGTGTGTTCCAGCAATCTtctaataaatagaaaaattaaAGTTTGCCTTTCTGGTTGTGGATGTCCCATAAATTAAGAAGTTTCCTGTGGTATTTGATTAATTGGTCGAAATATTTtccttatgtttttttcttcccaccATAATAATCTTTAAGGCCTTCGTTTgctttaaatgaaaataaaatgtatacaTCTTCACAAACTCAAGCAGTAATCACGTATAATAGAGCAAATAGTTTACAGTATAATAACATATAGTGTGATTATAGAGGGACTGAGCTTACAAAAATATActcgatttttttgtttttataaaggGGGAAATAAAGAGCACATTTTATGTCAGACTAAATTTTCGAATTGTTTCGTAGATTTAAAAAATCTTGCAACCCCAACCCCTTTATACCACACATACACATTTTACTTTCCTCTCTGGCTGTTGTAGCATTTTAGCATCCAATGAGCAAAATTCCtgcatggcagaaaaaaaacctttacaAAGGAAACGTGAGTAGCTGTGTATtatcttttcttttttcatgtttttttttttttttagtatagaTTGTCGTAAAGCACATTATTTAcaataaatgtaaataatatTTCAAAACACAGCCAAGTGCCGTTTCAATGAGTTTGTTTCAATTCCCTCTATATACATTCTGAaaattcatgtcaaatttgcatgTTGTTTGGAACGCTGCAGCTACACGGCAATAATTTC includes:
- the obi1 gene encoding ORC ubiquitin ligase 1; protein product: MALSFQTSTLCLTLPMSCQICLGKVRQPVICGNHHVFCSSCMEMWLKNASQCPSCRVPITTENPCRELIGGTNDTDHIESPAMRKRLRKTRGDLLLRDYEEEIEGLSRENEELKSKNQNLELQLRKALDPCSISSVHADEKKVDPSIMKEWANRLQTANDVCDKLKQDFDKLKEANKTLRSQNVDLVQENSRLKAEVVSRSPQKFGRYTVAALEAKIQQYQRDTDHLKRALERSDQYIDDLENRVRTSEKRCAEMQESCKKKAPGLDSLTQQQRIHMMMMRSLSDNERGSICSNPEADALTFSTPHSLMFSSCTDHKDSLKHPCGLSEKAEDMDGTSSDFFPSTPSSAFRSLTLRSPGVREKKVAFKPVTHLRRLDFDDVPSPGKTTTEKQFSDGDMFPKCLPTNSDDVQPLKPVFWGSWKHSESNEQSSPGPSKEHTATDSTAPGFVADEPDSFQKSSEASMDAAYLNKISELDTMMLDVDSSSSRGSQLSLASLPADLDHTLVAEPQTCADVEAQRVTVNNEASGDGTGERCPPSLVSHVEENRVPGCVEHGAASHTEELSFDLLFDSLEETKAGPSGSVSPASRCKDHDISSPCGKPVNTSEHRHTLNAGQPTKRKSHSPFNASSPTKLSKLM
- the pou4f1 gene encoding POU domain, class 4, transcription factor 1; this encodes MMSMNSKQAHFAMHPSLPEHKYTTLHSSSEAIRRACLQTPQLQSNIFASLDETLLARAEALAAVDIAVSQGKTHPFKPDATYHTMSTVPCSSTSTVPLAHHHHHHHHHHHQNLEPPELMDHISSPSLALMSSAHDGAGGGGGGGGGGGGGLISTSAAPTHAHAHSHMHGLSHLSHQAAMSMNSPLTHHGLLPGHHGGSQVGPGLTGGGLPSINDSDTDPRELEAFAERFKQRRIKLGVTQADVGGALANLKIPGVGSLSQSTICRFESLTLSHNNMIALKPILQAWLEEAEGAQREKMSKPDIFNGGEKKRKRTSIAAPEKRSLEAYFAVQPRPSSEKIAAIAEKLDLKKNVVRVWFCNQRQKQKRLKFSAAH